The Deltaproteobacteria bacterium PRO3 sequence GTCAGTCGGGTGCGGGCGGCACTGAGGGTTCCGGCCAGCTCGTCGCGGTTGCGGGTGAGGACGCTTAGGTTGCTGCGGCTCTCCTCGCGCAGCCCGCTGATATAGCGGCTGATTTCGGCGTCGCTTAGGACCAGGTCTTCTTCGTTGGGCTGTCCGTCCGAATCGGCAGCGGCCATGAGCGGCAGCGTGACGGCCTGGAGTTCGGCGTTGCCGGCGAGGGCGCTTTGGACGAGGCGGTGAAGGAGGGAGATATCGATATCGGACATGGAGCGGCTCCGCTTAGGGTGCCGCCCGTGCGTGTGCCTTATTATCGGCGGGTGGGTGGAAGGGTTGCGGGATTGCGGTTGACAGAGGTAAAGGCCTTATTTAGACTAGCATCAGACCATAATTTATGGGAACCATTTCATGGAAATTGGTGTTTATGAGGCCAAGACCCACCTTCCCAAGCTCCTGGAGCGAGTCTCCAAGGGAGAAGTGATCACCATCACCCGTCACGGGACACCCGTCGCAACGCTTTCCCCCGTTCAAAAAGAAAATAAGCTTTCGATCAAGGAGGCGATCGAGGGGCTGATCGAGTTAAAAAAGCGGGTGAACGTAAAAGTCAGTCCAAAAGAATTGCGAAAAATGAGGGAGACGGGTCGTCGGTGAAGACCTTCGTCTTGGATTGCTCGGTGACAATGGCCTGGGTGTTGACCACCCAAAACGACGATTATTGCCGCGAGGTACTCAAGAGTTTCGAAGAATGGCAGGCGATTGTCCCGGGAATATGGCTGTACGAGGTCGCCAATATTTTACGGCTTAACGAGGACCGGAAAAAACTCAGTCGACAAGAATCTTCGGACTTTTACAAACGCCTTCGAAGCCTGCCCATTACCGTTGTCGAAAAGCCTGAATTGCAAAGCTCCGAATTATTGCTGTGGATGTCCAAAAGCCACCGCATGACGCCTTACGACACGGCCTATCTTTATCTGGCCATGGATCGCGGTTATCCCTTGGCGACTCGAGACCAAGCCATGCTGCGGGAGGCCAAGCTTGCCGGAGTGGCGCTCTTCCATCCCTGACTAATCCTCATGCGGGCTCGACGGCTCGGTGTGCACGACCACGTCGACCACTTCCGGAATTTCTTCCTTGATCTTGGCGATCACCCGATGCGTGAGGCGATGGGCCTCCTGGGTGCTGAGCTGCGGCGCCACGTGGATGTTGAGGTCCATGTAGATCGCCGCCGGGTTGCCGCGGGTGCGGATGCTGTGACACTTGTCGATACCCTCGACCTGCATGGCGATCTTCACCACCTCGCGCGGGTCCAGCTGGGCCGAGTCCATCAGGGTGTTGAGGCTCTCCAGGACGATCTTGTAGCCGCTGTAGCCGACGAAGACGGCGATCAGGCCCGCCGCGGCCAGGTCCACCCAGGGAATTTTGAACTTGATGCCGACCAGGGCGACGATCACCGACAGCGAGGCGAGGACGTCGCTGCGAGTGTGCGCCGAGTCCGCCGTCAAGATTTGGCTGTGCAGCTCGTGGCCGCGGCGGTGCTCGTAGCGGCTCACCCAGGCATTGACCGCCATCGTGCCGACCATGATCACGAAGCTGTAGACCGTGACCTCGGGGTTTTGGCGGTCGTGGAGGCGCGCCCAGGCGCTGGAGGCGATCTCGTAGCAGGCCCAGAACAGCATGGCCGAGATGAACATGGCGCCCAAGGCCTCGACCTTGCGATGGCCGTAGGGGTGCCCGGAGTCGGCGGGACGCGAGGCGAAGACCAGGGCGACCAGGCCGACGATATTGGAGGTGGAATCCAGCAGCGAGTGGTAGCCGTCGGCGACCATGCTCAAGGTGTGCGTCGCGTAGCCGTAGCCCAGCTTCAGGCCGCAGACCATCAGGTTGAGCAGGAGGGTGATCCAGAGCACCCGTTTCACTTCCCGCGAGCGCTCGATCAGGTCGTCTTTGAGCATGGGCCTTATCTTACTCCGAATTGACGGACGAGATACAAGCTGAGATCGGGCCAATACGTGATGACCAGCAGGGCCGCGATCAACAGCGCCAGAAAGGGCAGGGCGATCTTGTAGAGGTAGGTGACGTTCTTCTTGAAACGGATGCTCGAGATGAAGAGGTTGATGCCGACGGGCGGCGTCAGGTAGCCGATCTCGAGGTTGGTCAGGAAGATGATCGCCAGGTGCAGCGGATCGACGTTGAATTGCTTGGCGATGGGCAGGATCAGCGGAACCACCACGATGATCGCCGAAAAGATGTCCATCAGGCAGCCGACGATCAATAGGAAAATGTTCAGCGCGATCAGGAACATCCACTTGTTGTCGACGTAGCCCTGGATGAACTGGAAGATCTTGTTCGGGACCTGCTCATCGATCAGGTAGCTGGTGAAACCCATCGCGACGGCGAGGATGACCAGGATCGAGCCCACGAGCACCATGCTCTCTTTGGCGATGCGCGGGATGTCGCGGGTCAGGGAGAGGTCGCGGTAGATGAAGACCTCGACGACGAAGATGTAGAAGGCCGTGACCGCCGCCGCCTCGCCGGCGGTGACGTAGCCGCCGTAGATCCCCACCAAGATAATGACCGGCAGCGGCAGCTCCCAGAAGGCGCCCTTGAAGGCCGAGAGCAGCTCGCGGAAGTTGAAGGGGGTGCGCGGCGCCTTCGATTTCACCCCCGCGCGGATCGCGTGGCTGCCGAGGATGAGCATCAGCAGAATCCCGGGCAGGATGCCGGCGATGAAGAGCTGGTCGATGCTGACGCCGCTGACCAGCCCGTAGAGGATGATCGGCAGCGAGGGCGGGAACAGTAGGCCCAGAGAGCCGCAGGTGGTGACCAGGCCCAGGCTGTACTTCTCGTCATAACCCTCTTTGATGAGGATCGGATAGAGCAGTCCGCCCAGCGCGATGATCGTGACGCCCGAGGCCCCGGTGAAGGCGGTGAAGAAGGCGCAGGCCGCCAGCGTGACCAGGGCGAGGCCGCCCGGCATCCAGCCGAACAGGGCCTTGGTGAGCTTGACCAGACGCTCGGGGGTCTTGCTTTCCGCCATCAGGTAGCCCGCGAAGGTGAACATCGGGATCGCGGCCAGGATGGGCGCCGAGGTCATGCGGTTCATCTCGATGACGACCGCGGCGGAGTCGAGGCCGGCGGAGTGGAAGGCCGAGAGGGCGATGGCTCCGAAGATGACGAAGAGCGGGGCCCCGGCCAGGGTGACCAGGACGATGGCGAAGGCCGGGCTCATGCCGCGCCCTCCTTTTCGGGCTTGAAAAGCCGCACCACGTCGTCCAAGCCGTGGATGAAGAAGCGCGCCGTCATGATGAGGAAGCTGACCGGGATGATCACGATGACGATCCAATTGGGGACGCCTTCGATCAGCAGCGTCTGGGATTCGCGCTCCATTACCAGGAACTTATAAGCCGCGTCGGCCAAGAGCAGGCAGACCGCGGCGGAACCGAAGTGGGCGATGATGCCGGCGAACTTCTTGGCCTTTTCGGGGAGGAATTTCGAGACCAGGTCGAGCTGGATGTGGCTCTTCTGATGGGTGGCGATGGAGGCGCCGATGAAGCCCACCCAGATCACCATCGCGCGGACGATGGGGTCGCCCCACTCGATGCCGGTGTCCCAGAAATTGCGCAGGATCACCTGCAGGAAGCCGAGCCCGATCATGAAGAGCAGCGCGAGCGAGAGCAGGATGCCTTCGAACTTTTCCAGCCAGGCGCTTAAGGTTTTGAGGGGCTTCATAGGCGTTCCGGAATGCCTGAGGCTCCTACTCGTTGTCCACAGCCCTTGCAACCATTTTCCAACAAAAAACCCGGCATTTGCCGGGTTTTTTGCAAAACGAAGGCGCGAGGACCTTTGGCTATTTGCGGACCTCGGCGATATAGCCCTTCACCCGCTGCAGCAGGGCGGCGGGGTAGAGGTTGCCGGCCAGCTTGGGGTAGACGGCCTCGGAGAGCTGGATCATCTCTTCCTTGGCCTTGGGGTCGACGGCGACCATCTGGATGCCGTTTTTCTTCAAGGTGGCAATGGCCGAGGTGTTTTCGGCGCGGATCTTCTGGACCAGTTGGGCCCCGTACTTGGCCCCGGTCTCCTTCAAGAGGGTCTGGAGGTCGGGCGGCAGCTTGGCGAATTGGGCCTTGCTGATCAAGAGGGCCCCGGTGGAATTGGCCAGGTTGGCCTCGGTCATGTACTTGACCTTGGTGAACCATTGCAGGGCGATGACGCCCAAGGGAGGGCCGTAAACGCCGTCGATCAGGTTGGTCTGCAGCGAGGTGAGGACGTCGGGCAGGGCCAGGGGGATCGGGACGATGCCCAGGGTCTCGTACATGGCCTTGACCAGAGGGTCGCCCTCCCAGGCCCACATCTTGACGCCCTTCATGTCCTCTTTATTGGCGATGGGCTTGTTGCTGAAGATATTGACGAATCCCGCCTCGGCCCAACCCAGCAGGACGAAGCCGTTGGCGTCGAACTGCTTGTCGAATTCGGGCTGCAGCTTGCCCTTCACGTAGTCGACCTCTTGGTAGTTGCGGAACAGCATGGGCAGCTCGAGGATGCGCACCGAGGGGACGATCTGGCCCAAGCCCACGCCGGTGAAGGCTGCCGCGTGCACTTGGCCGATGCGCATCTTGCGCAGCACGTCCCGCTCGTCGCCGCTGACGCCGCCGGCGTAGATCTTGAGGGCGAGCTTCCCGCCGCTCTTGGCCTGCAATTCTTGATTCATGGCCTCCATCTCTTTGACCCAGGTGGAGCCTTCGGGGGCCAGGACGGAGAGCTTGATTTCGTAGTCGGCGGCCTGGGCGCTCGCGGCGATCGACGCCGCGCCGAAGCAGGCTAGGGCAAGGGAACGTAAATACGGACGCATTATTTCCTCCTCGTATGGGAATCCGCGGGTGGAACCCGTCGTTTATTTTTTCCTTTTGGATTTGCCGGAATTGGCCTGAGTGAAAAACAAAGATTTTTTCTCGAGCAAGATCTTGGCGCGCCGCTTGGCGAGCTCGTTGGAGAGGCGCTGCTCGGGCAGCGCCGCGGCGTCGGCCGCGACCACCTCGCCCAAAAGGCTGGTGTAGAGCGCGGCGTCCTGGACCTGCACGGCGTAGTAGAGGGCCTTGTTGACCGCGCCCATCAGGGCCTTGCCCTGGGTGATCGCGATCGCCTTGTCGAAGTGCATCTTGGATTTCTCCGGGTCCCCGCCCAACAACTTGGGACGGCTCCCGTAGAACGCGCCGAAGAAGAGATGCGGTCCACCAAAGTAGTAGGTCTCGTCGAGCTCGAGGATGCGGTTGAAGATGGCCTCGATGCGCGGCACTTCGGCGACGGCATCGGTGGAGTCTTTGTTGAAATTCACATAGTTGCCCCAAGCGAAGCCGGCCCAGAACAGCTCTTCGAGGTCGCCGGGGCCGAATTTTTTGAGGGATTTTTGAAATTCGTCGAGCGTCCCTTCCTGGGACTTGGCGAAGGCGGGCTTGAGCGAGAGCAACTGGATGCCGTAGTCGCGGGCGCGGGTGTAGAAGCGCTTGGCGCGGGCCATGGCCCGATCGTAGTCGGCTTGATTGCCGCCCTTGTTGGCCAGGATCTCGTTTTCGGTGAAGCCGAAGGCGTAGGCCGAATAGGCCTTGGTCAGGAGGAGCAGGACCTGCTTGTCCTTGGGGTTTTGCAGGTAGAAGCCTTCGAGCATCTTGAGGAAGCCCAGGCTGGCCTGCTCGGCCAACTCGACGTCGTCCTCGCGGTCGATGGAGGGGGTGGCGTCGTAGAAGATCTGCGCGCTGGCCTTGGTGGCGACTTTTTTGAACCCGCAGGCGGAGGCGCCGAGGCCTAAGGCCGCGGCGAGGAGGAGAGGCAAAAATTTCTTTAATTTCATAGGGGCCGCCTGCCTATCAGGGGTTTTGGAAAGAAGCAAGTGTTCTGATTTAGGCGAGCTGCAGGTCGAAAAATCGATGGAAAATATTGAAATCTTTATCTTTTGTTAACAGTGGGACGCCGTGGTGAAGGGCGGTCAACGCAATGAGGATATCCGCCAAAAAAGGGCGGTACCCGTTATCGCGAAGCAGATGTCCCATCTGCGCCGCATGAAGATGCCAATTTTCCGGAACTTCAAGAAAAGGCAGGTCCAAGAATCGTCGCTGGTAGCTGATATATTGGGTCTGACCTCTCGCGCCGAAACAGAGTTCCGCAAAAATCACGGGGTTTATGCAAGCATCCCCTTCTTCGATCAAAGCCTCGAGGTGACGGACCTTTTCGTTCGAGACGCCTCTCAGAAAGTCCACCCAAACGGAGGTGTCGACCAAATGCATCATCAGCGTTTTCTGCGCAGGGTTTTGTAATCAAAGGGTTGCCGCAAGGTGCCTTTTAATTTGAGGACGCCTCGACTCTTCTTGCGCTGAATCATCTCTTGCAGGGCCATGATGATGGCCTGGGTTTTACTCGAGGCCCCAGAGGTTTTTCGAGCCTCCTCCAGTAATTTTTGCGGCAGGTCAAGGGTGGTTCGCATTAGATTGTCTCCTAGAAAACTCTATCCATCGTTCTTTATGCATGTCAATATGCATTATGACCCATCGTATAGCCTTGAGAGTTAAAATTGATGCCCGTTTGAAGAAGTTGGTGGAGCTTTACTGCAAGCGGAACGGATACGATCTAGGAGAATGGGTTTCTAATGCATTGAAAAGGTATCTTAAGAAAATCTCCGCAGAAAGCCGTCACTCATCCGCCAAAATAATCCGAGAAGTATAAGGATTCGGATAAATGCTCTTGTTGAAGAGCCGGCGCGTCAGCTCGTCGCGCTGTGCGTGCAGGCGGTGGGCCTCCTGGATGATCGCGCCGCGGATCGGGGCCGCGTAGTATTTCAGCGTGTCGTTGCCCTTCTCGGCGCGCAGCAGGAATTGAATGATCGCGTCCGGCGAGTAGCCCATCATCGCCAGCATGCGGCCGCAGAAGACGTCGGCGGCGGCCTCTTCCTCGCGGCGCAGCTTGAAGATCTCGTCCCAGCTCAAGTGGTCGAGGTTGCCGTGCTTCGAGGTGTTGCTGATCAGGTGGCCCCACTCGTGGGCCATCACGGCGCTGAGCAGGGCGTCGTTGCCGCCGTGCTCCTGCAAAAATTCCACGCCCAGATAAACGTTGCCCTTGTTGTCGGCGGCGCCGACGGTGTTCTTGGCCAACACCACCTTGCCGTCCTTGCCGCTGAGCAGCCGTAGCTTGCGCCGCGCCTTCTGGATGGCCCCGTAGTGGGCGAAGAGCGGGCTTAGGTCGGGGTGGTCGACCAGGCGCGCGACGATGGGCGGCGTCTCGCCCAGGGTCTTGCGCTGGGCGCCTTCGGCCTGGCTTTGCGGCGCCGCGGGGGCGCTGCTGGTCTTCAGCCAGGTGGGCAATTTGCTTAGATTGGTCTCGACCTTGACCGTCATAGCGGCAGCATACCTCTATTTCCTTATCGGAAACAGTGGGGTTTTAGGTTGCCCCCCGGCCTAACGTAGCAGTTTGTATCCCTTTTTAAAGAGATAAACGCAGAGCCCGTAGCTCGACAGGGCGGTCCCGGCGAGGAAGGCTAGGGAGTACCAATAGGGGATGTCCGAATGCCCCAGGACCGCCCAGCGGGTGGCGTCGACCAGGTAAAAGATGGGGTTGAAGAGGCTCGCCTTCTGCCAAAAGGCCGGCAGCATGTGGATCGAGTAGAAGACCCCGCCCAGGTAGATGAAGGGCGTGATGAAGAAGGTGGTGAAGGTCGCGATCTGGTCCCAGCCTTCGGCCCAGAGCGCCGACAGGATCCCCAGGCTGGAGAAGAGGACTGAACTCAAGGCGATGACCAGGACCGTATGCGGCCAGTGGTGCACCTCGAGGCCGACGGTGGGGATGCCGACCGCGAGGGTGAGCAGGCCGACGACGAGGCCGCGCATCAGGCCGCCGATCACGAAGGCGCTGACCAGCTGCAAGGGCGAGAGGGGGCAGGCGACCATGTTCTCGATCGAGCGGTCCATCCGCGCCATGAAGAGGCTGGTCGAGCTGTTGGCGTAGGCGTTGTTGACCACCCCCATGGCCGCCAAGCCGGGCAGGATGAAGAGGACGTAGTCGAAGCCCCCGATCTGCTTGATCCGTGAGCCCAGCGAGTAGCCGAAGATCAGGATGAAGAGCAGGGTCGAGACGATGGGCGGCGCGATGGTCTGGCCGGAGAGGCGCGCGAAGCGATAGCACTCGCGCAGGATCAGGGTGGCGAAGGCGATGCGGCTCTTCATGCGGCGGCGCCTCCGTTCTTCGATTCTTCGGATTCGCGCAGGGTCTTGCCGGTGAGGCGGAGGAAGACCTCCTCGAGGTCGCCCTTCTTGACGGTGATGTCCGCGACGCGGCGGCCCGGCTTGGCGAGGATGCGCGCCAGCAGGGCCTCGGCGGCGACGCCGATCCGCTTGGCTTGGCTGCGCACCCGGTTTCCGGCGACGGAGGTCCCGGGAAGGTCGGCGAACTCGCCGGGCGTCATCTCGCCTTCGACGGCGATCTCGACCTCGGAGTCGCAGTATTTCTCGATCAGGTCCTTAGGCGTGCCCAGCTCGATGACGCGGCCGTGGTCGATGATCCCGATGCGCTCGCAGAGGGCCTCGGCCTCGTCGATGTAGTGGGTGGTGAGCAGGATGGTCGTGCCGTTCTTGTTTAAGTCGCGGAGGTATTTCCACAGCTCGTGGCGCTGCTCGACGTCGACGCCGGCGGTGGGCTCGTCGAGGATCAGGAGCTTGGGCCGGCTCATCAGGGCCCGCGCGATCATCAGGCGCTTCTGCATCCCGCCGCTCAGCTTGTAGAATTGCAGCTTGGCCTTTTCCGCCAGGCCGAATTGCTCGAGCAATTCCCCGGCCAGGCGCTTGGCCTCGCGGCGGGGGAGGCCGTGGAAGCCGCCCTGGAACTCGAGGGTGCGCCGCAGGTTGAAGAAGCGGTCGGTATTGATCTCCTGCGGCGAGAAGCCGATGAAGCGCTTGGCGGCGCGCGGCTCTTCGCTCACCGAGTGGCCGAAGACGCGCGCCTCGCCCGCGCTGGGCCGCACCAGGCCGACGATGGCGCTGATCAGCGTGGTCTTGCCGGCGCCGTTGGGGCCCAGCAGGCCGAAGAACTGGCCCGCGGGGACCTCGAGGTCGACGCCTTGCAACGCGGCGGTGGCGCCGTAGCGTTTGTGGAGGTTGGAAATTTGAATGGCGGTGGGCATAAGGGTAGGGGCCCGCCCCCTACATCTCGTTTTTCTTCTCTTGAGTCAGCTTGGCCGAGACCGCCTTGTCGAAGACAAAGGCCTTCCCATTCCAGGCATAGGCCTCGACCTTCCATTGGTATCCCGCCTCCGGGCGGCTCAAGTCCAGCGAGCCCTTTTCGACCACGATCGTCGGCTTGCCGCCGAGGTCGCGTTTATAGACCTTGCGCGTGGTTGCGGCGGTGGTGCCTTGCAGGAAGGCGGCGGGGCCCGTCTTGCCGTCCTCGCCCTGCAGCGGCGCCCAGTGCGGCCCCCCGGCGTCGACGACGATGAAGCCCGAGACGAAGCGGGTCTCGTCGGTGAGGAAGAGCTTGGTGCCGAAGACGGAGGCGCCGTTCGCGATCCAGGCCTTGCGCTCGGTCTGGGGCGGCCCCACCGGCTTGAGCCCGCCCAGCGCGGGCTTAAGGGCCTCGAAGTCGAGGTCTTGAACTTGGTACTTCTGGCCGTCCCAGCGCAGGGCGCGCAGTCCCGGCTGCGTGTTGGTCAGACCCTGGGGGCCGGGCTTCTTCCCGGGGATTTCCTTGGCGTAGGCCAAGAGCCCCGAGGGCGCGTCGCCCAGCGGGATGGCCGTGTAGTTGTCGGGATAGGCGCCGGCCGGGAGAAAGCGCGCGGCGTTCTCGAAGCTCCATTTGGGCACCGGCCCTCCGGTGGGCACGGGACTCGCCGCCGGCGTCGGGGCCGGCGTGGGCGCCGTGGCCGCAGGCTTGGACGGCGCCGGCTTTTCCTTTTCGACCTTGGCCTTCACCGCCGCGGCCTTCTTGTCGGGGATCTTTTTTTCCGGGTTCAAGTAATGCTGCAACCCCTGATACAGCAGGAATGCCGCGCCGGCGACGAGCACCCACTGCCAGAGTTGGGGGGATTTCTTCGAGGACTTTTTGGATTTCTTCCGGGCCATAGCAGTTAGGCCCCAGGAGTAGCAGAGTCGCGGCGCATTTCAATATGATAAATTATCGCGAATACCCGAACCCGAAAATGTGCGGCTTACCCCAGGGCCTGCTGCAGCACCTTGATCGCCGCCTTCGCCATGCCCTGGTAGCCCTTCGAGCTGGGGTGGATGCCGTCCTCGTAGCAGGCCGAGATCGGCTTTTTCTTCTTCGGGTCGATGAAGGGGGCGTAGAAGTCGATGGTCTTGAGGGCATGCTCCTTGGCGTGGCTCTTGAGCCAGCGGCGGAACTTGGCCAGCTCCTTCTCGAAGACCTCGTCCTCGATCGGCGGCGGCAGGCCGACCAGCGGCTGGATCTTGTTCTCGAGGAGGAGCTCGGTGATCTTCGCGAAATTCGATTGGATC is a genomic window containing:
- a CDS encoding type II toxin-antitoxin system prevent-host-death family antitoxin; amino-acid sequence: MEIGVYEAKTHLPKLLERVSKGEVITITRHGTPVATLSPVQKENKLSIKEAIEGLIELKKRVNVKVSPKELRKMRETGRR
- a CDS encoding type II toxin-antitoxin system VapC family toxin translates to MKTFVLDCSVTMAWVLTTQNDDYCREVLKSFEEWQAIVPGIWLYEVANILRLNEDRKKLSRQESSDFYKRLRSLPITVVEKPELQSSELLLWMSKSHRMTPYDTAYLYLAMDRGYPLATRDQAMLREAKLAGVALFHP
- a CDS encoding cation transporter, whose amino-acid sequence is MLKDDLIERSREVKRVLWITLLLNLMVCGLKLGYGYATHTLSMVADGYHSLLDSTSNIVGLVALVFASRPADSGHPYGHRKVEALGAMFISAMLFWACYEIASSAWARLHDRQNPEVTVYSFVIMVGTMAVNAWVSRYEHRRGHELHSQILTADSAHTRSDVLASLSVIVALVGIKFKIPWVDLAAAGLIAVFVGYSGYKIVLESLNTLMDSAQLDPREVVKIAMQVEGIDKCHSIRTRGNPAAIYMDLNIHVAPQLSTQEAHRLTHRVIAKIKEEIPEVVDVVVHTEPSSPHED
- a CDS encoding TRAP transporter large permease subunit, giving the protein MSPAFAIVLVTLAGAPLFVIFGAIALSAFHSAGLDSAAVVIEMNRMTSAPILAAIPMFTFAGYLMAESKTPERLVKLTKALFGWMPGGLALVTLAACAFFTAFTGASGVTIIALGGLLYPILIKEGYDEKYSLGLVTTCGSLGLLFPPSLPIILYGLVSGVSIDQLFIAGILPGILLMLILGSHAIRAGVKSKAPRTPFNFRELLSAFKGAFWELPLPVIILVGIYGGYVTAGEAAAVTAFYIFVVEVFIYRDLSLTRDIPRIAKESMVLVGSILVILAVAMGFTSYLIDEQVPNKIFQFIQGYVDNKWMFLIALNIFLLIVGCLMDIFSAIIVVVPLILPIAKQFNVDPLHLAIIFLTNLEIGYLTPPVGINLFISSIRFKKNVTYLYKIALPFLALLIAALLVITYWPDLSLYLVRQFGVR
- a CDS encoding TRAP transporter small permease, with protein sequence MKPLKTLSAWLEKFEGILLSLALLFMIGLGFLQVILRNFWDTGIEWGDPIVRAMVIWVGFIGASIATHQKSHIQLDLVSKFLPEKAKKFAGIIAHFGSAAVCLLLADAAYKFLVMERESQTLLIEGVPNWIVIVIIPVSFLIMTARFFIHGLDDVVRLFKPEKEGAA
- a CDS encoding ABC transporter substrate-binding protein — translated: MRPYLRSLALACFGAASIAASAQAADYEIKLSVLAPEGSTWVKEMEAMNQELQAKSGGKLALKIYAGGVSGDERDVLRKMRIGQVHAAAFTGVGLGQIVPSVRILELPMLFRNYQEVDYVKGKLQPEFDKQFDANGFVLLGWAEAGFVNIFSNKPIANKEDMKGVKMWAWEGDPLVKAMYETLGIVPIPLALPDVLTSLQTNLIDGVYGPPLGVIALQWFTKVKYMTEANLANSTGALLISKAQFAKLPPDLQTLLKETGAKYGAQLVQKIRAENTSAIATLKKNGIQMVAVDPKAKEEMIQLSEAVYPKLAGNLYPAALLQRVKGYIAEVRK
- a CDS encoding PIN domain nuclease, whose translation is MMHLVDTSVWVDFLRGVSNEKVRHLEALIEEGDACINPVIFAELCFGARGQTQYISYQRRFLDLPFLEVPENWHLHAAQMGHLLRDNGYRPFLADILIALTALHHGVPLLTKDKDFNIFHRFFDLQLA
- a CDS encoding type II toxin-antitoxin system VapB family antitoxin, translating into MRTTLDLPQKLLEEARKTSGASSKTQAIIMALQEMIQRKKSRGVLKLKGTLRQPFDYKTLRRKR
- a CDS encoding ABC transporter permease, whose amino-acid sequence is MKSRIAFATLILRECYRFARLSGQTIAPPIVSTLLFILIFGYSLGSRIKQIGGFDYVLFILPGLAAMGVVNNAYANSSTSLFMARMDRSIENMVACPLSPLQLVSAFVIGGLMRGLVVGLLTLAVGIPTVGLEVHHWPHTVLVIALSSVLFSSLGILSALWAEGWDQIATFTTFFITPFIYLGGVFYSIHMLPAFWQKASLFNPIFYLVDATRWAVLGHSDIPYWYSLAFLAGTALSSYGLCVYLFKKGYKLLR
- a CDS encoding ABC transporter ATP-binding protein yields the protein MPTAIQISNLHKRYGATAALQGVDLEVPAGQFFGLLGPNGAGKTTLISAIVGLVRPSAGEARVFGHSVSEEPRAAKRFIGFSPQEINTDRFFNLRRTLEFQGGFHGLPRREAKRLAGELLEQFGLAEKAKLQFYKLSGGMQKRLMIARALMSRPKLLILDEPTAGVDVEQRHELWKYLRDLNKNGTTILLTTHYIDEAEALCERIGIIDHGRVIELGTPKDLIEKYCDSEVEIAVEGEMTPGEFADLPGTSVAGNRVRSQAKRIGVAAEALLARILAKPGRRVADITVKKGDLEEVFLRLTGKTLRESEESKNGGAAA
- a CDS encoding GDSL family lipase, with the protein product MPPMPPYRVIALGDSLTYGYPFGKNMSWVEYASKELKVPILNQGVNGNTFREMLRRLTIDVLDLKPELCIVLGGANDVYQGADPKLIQSNFAKITELLLENKIQPLVGLPPPIEDEVFEKELAKFRRWLKSHAKEHALKTIDFYAPFIDPKKKKPISACYEDGIHPSSKGYQGMAKAAIKVLQQALG